Proteins encoded within one genomic window of Microtus ochrogaster isolate Prairie Vole_2 linkage group LG4, MicOch1.0, whole genome shotgun sequence:
- the LOC102002493 gene encoding protein FAM162A, whose translation MGSLRGLRLAAGHCFRLYERNASSSLRSTRNTDLKSINGFCTKPQESSKAPTQSYRQRVPLHKPTDFERKILLWSGCFKKEEEIPETISFEMLDAAKNRLRVKVSYLMIALTVAGCIYMVIEGKKAAKRHESLTSLNLERKARLREEEAMKAKTE comes from the coding sequence ATGGGGAGCCTCCGCGGCCTGCGCCTGGCGGCTGGACATTGCTTTAGGTTATATGAAAGAAATGCTTCTTCGTCTCTAAGGTCTACCAGAAACACTGACTTGAAGAGCATCAATGGATTTTGCACCAAGCCACAAGAAAGTTCCAAAGCTCCAACCCAATCTTACAGACAAAGAGTGCCCCTGCACAAACCCACGGACTTCGAGAGGAAGATACTGTTGTGGTCAGGATGCttcaagaaggaggaagaaatccCGGAGACAATCTCATTTGAGATGCTTGATGCTGCAAAGAACAGGCTCCGGGTGAAGGTCAGCTATTTAATGATTGCCCTGACAGTGGCAGGATGCATCTATATGGTTATTGAGGGTAAGAAGGCGGCGAAAAGACATGAGTCTTTAACAAGCTTGAACCTGGAAAGGAAAGCCCGTCTAAGAGAGGAGGAAGCTATGAAGGCCAAAACAGAGTAG